The Patescibacteria group bacterium genome window below encodes:
- the rplL gene encoding 50S ribosomal protein L7/L12 — protein MADETKEVQVPEKFKALVEQIEKLSVLDLAELVKVLEEKFGVSAAAPVMAVAAGAPAAGAAPAEEQTVFNVELTDSGANKIGVIKAVRELTQMGLKDAKDLVDGAPKVVKEGVGKAEAEEMKKKLETAGAKVTLK, from the coding sequence ATGGCAGATGAAACAAAAGAAGTGCAAGTGCCGGAAAAATTTAAGGCGCTTGTCGAGCAGATTGAGAAATTATCAGTTTTGGATTTAGCCGAACTGGTAAAAGTTTTGGAAGAGAAGTTTGGAGTTTCCGCCGCTGCGCCAGTAATGGCCGTGGCCGCAGGAGCCCCAGCCGCGGGAGCAGCCCCGGCTGAAGAACAAACCGTTTTCAACGTGGAATTGACTGATTCCGGCGCCAATAAAATCGGCGTGATTAAAGCGGTTCGCGAATTGACCCAGATGGGTTTGAAAGACGCGAAAGACTTGGTTGATGGCGCACCGAAAGTCGTGAAAGAAGGCGTAGGCAAAGCCGAAGCGGAAGAGATGAAAAAGAAATTAGAAACCGCTGGCGCCAAAGTTACCTTAAAGTAA
- the rplJ gene encoding 50S ribosomal protein L10, translating into MPKTKEQKKQTLAELEDNFKKSKAAVFVNFQGLNVKDVTALRNILRKEKIEYEVAKKTLLKLAVEKTGQEGVDPKSFDGNIAVVFGFEDEVMPAKVLNQFGATHEALKIIGGTLENKFIDAAKVMELANIPGKQELLAKLVGSINSPVSGFVNVLAGNLRGLVQVLKAASEKKTA; encoded by the coding sequence ATGCCTAAAACTAAAGAACAAAAGAAACAAACTCTCGCGGAGCTGGAAGACAATTTTAAAAAAAGTAAAGCCGCGGTTTTTGTTAATTTTCAAGGATTAAATGTCAAAGACGTGACTGCCCTTCGGAATATTTTGCGTAAAGAAAAAATTGAATACGAGGTCGCGAAAAAAACACTTTTGAAGCTTGCCGTGGAAAAAACCGGTCAAGAAGGAGTTGATCCAAAAAGTTTTGATGGCAATATTGCCGTAGTTTTTGGTTTTGAAGACGAAGTGATGCCGGCAAAAGTTTTGAACCAATTTGGGGCAACTCATGAAGCGTTAAAAATTATCGGCGGAACATTGGAAAATAAATTTATTGACGCCGCTAAAGTTATGGAACTTGCCAATATTCCGGGCAAACAGGAACTTTTGGCAAAATTAGTCGGTAGCATCAATTCACCGGTTTCCGGATTTGTAAATGTTTTGGCGGGAAATTTACGCGGTTTGGTCCAAGTCTTGAAAGCAGCGTCCGAGAAAAAAACGGCTTAA